The following proteins come from a genomic window of Thermococcus celericrescens:
- a CDS encoding RAD55 family ATPase, which produces MYVGELLKSLDRASSGVPGLDDLIGGGFLPGRVYLVVGPPGSGKTTLGIQFLMSGVKNGEKGLFVSLFENPQLITQDMLRYNFGLLGHVQAKKIVFNDFGQILFGAGRKFAWDELLRSLLEIIRKEEAKRVVIDSFNSLEYSVVDPENKRMALGKLMRKLHELDVTTLITSEMMSSESYTDEYYLADGVIVLHHFMRNFQMVRALQVLKMRGVPHDSNLKRIRFTEEGIRVYPEAPF; this is translated from the coding sequence ATGTACGTTGGTGAGCTCCTTAAGAGCCTCGATAGGGCCTCATCCGGCGTCCCTGGACTGGATGATCTAATCGGTGGAGGGTTTCTTCCAGGAAGAGTTTACCTCGTGGTCGGTCCCCCTGGTAGCGGTAAGACAACCCTGGGTATCCAGTTTTTGATGAGTGGGGTGAAAAACGGTGAGAAGGGTCTCTTCGTGTCTCTGTTTGAGAATCCCCAGCTGATAACTCAGGACATGCTCCGCTACAACTTTGGGCTGCTCGGTCATGTTCAGGCCAAAAAAATTGTTTTCAATGACTTTGGGCAAATCCTGTTCGGGGCAGGTAGGAAGTTTGCCTGGGACGAACTCCTGAGGTCCCTGCTGGAGATAATCCGCAAAGAGGAAGCGAAGCGGGTTGTCATAGATTCATTCAATTCCCTAGAGTACTCGGTGGTGGATCCAGAGAACAAGAGGATGGCGCTGGGCAAGCTCATGCGCAAGCTGCATGAACTCGACGTGACGACACTTATAACCTCCGAAATGATGAGTTCCGAGAGCTATACCGATGAGTACTACCTCGCCGATGGTGTTATCGTCCTCCACCACTTCATGCGCAATTTCCAGATGGTGCGGGCACTGCAGGTTCTCAAAATGCGCGGAGTTCCCCACGACAGCAACCTGAAAAGAATACGCTTTACGGAGGAGGGCATCAGAGTTTATCCGGAGGCCCCGTTCTGA
- a CDS encoding DUF4910 domain-containing protein, whose protein sequence is MRRFLKEAEVFDPNNVLHYIAEINQFHRIQGSKELPEAVRFILEELRIWGIGANLYEETYDGESRYLTLKSPIAWDVVRGAVEVLGRTLTTAGTPLVVMAYSPSGSAEGEVVHVAREEDWEKARGRIVLVGREWREAYRRANEMGAVGFIAYREGTGEEVPYIGLFLTKDDLEWAKIPAVAVPETLARKIIGKLNSGESVSARIEVETMINERQVLPILYAEIGRPPFLLFTAHICHPKPGANDNASGSAMLMELARVLSRLYDDSFRFGFAFLWVPEYYGTQAFIERHADVGKYYAAINLDMVAGSPDRAGSTIMLVRTPVSRFSVVSGILEYYLDLANEAGKSFSGSPLPMLRVKSFPYEMGSDHDVFNFFGIPGTMPITWPDRFYHSSGDTIDKVSRESVEVIGRAVLATALALAKGDGEELQRFARGYTMKYLGELSRERKTDEVERLVMTGLARDSRFLGIESGHRFEPEPWLTWKVRGLLSERLIREADEKLAEEFGSLTRDRRVLVHLHELLMLAELLPKERAFEALREEYGEIDEEKLEKLVGILEAVGIVERA, encoded by the coding sequence ATGAGACGTTTCCTAAAGGAAGCCGAGGTTTTTGATCCGAACAACGTGTTGCACTACATCGCTGAGATAAACCAGTTCCACCGCATACAGGGCTCGAAGGAGCTCCCTGAGGCGGTCCGCTTCATACTGGAGGAGCTCCGCATCTGGGGGATCGGCGCTAACCTCTACGAGGAGACCTACGACGGCGAGAGCCGGTATCTAACGCTCAAGTCGCCGATAGCCTGGGACGTCGTTAGGGGTGCCGTTGAGGTTCTTGGCAGGACCCTGACCACAGCCGGCACTCCCCTGGTGGTCATGGCCTATTCCCCTAGCGGGAGTGCAGAGGGTGAGGTCGTTCACGTTGCCCGGGAGGAGGACTGGGAAAAAGCACGGGGCAGGATAGTTCTAGTGGGACGCGAGTGGAGGGAGGCATACCGCAGGGCCAACGAGATGGGGGCGGTCGGCTTCATAGCCTACCGTGAGGGTACCGGGGAAGAGGTGCCCTACATAGGGCTCTTCCTCACAAAGGACGACCTTGAATGGGCCAAGATTCCCGCGGTGGCCGTCCCCGAGACCCTGGCCAGGAAAATCATCGGAAAGCTGAACTCGGGGGAGAGCGTGAGTGCGAGGATTGAGGTTGAGACGATGATAAACGAGCGCCAGGTCCTTCCGATCCTCTACGCTGAGATTGGGAGGCCGCCGTTCCTTCTGTTCACTGCCCACATCTGCCACCCGAAGCCGGGGGCGAACGACAACGCGAGCGGAAGCGCGATGCTGATGGAGCTGGCGCGTGTTCTGTCCCGCCTCTACGACGATTCATTCCGCTTTGGCTTCGCGTTTCTCTGGGTTCCGGAGTACTACGGAACGCAGGCCTTCATCGAGCGCCACGCCGACGTGGGGAAGTACTACGCGGCCATAAACCTCGACATGGTGGCGGGCAGTCCGGACAGAGCCGGCTCGACGATAATGCTGGTGAGAACACCCGTCTCCCGTTTCTCGGTGGTCTCGGGGATCCTCGAGTACTACCTCGACCTGGCGAACGAGGCCGGAAAAAGCTTCTCGGGGAGCCCGCTGCCCATGCTCAGAGTGAAGAGCTTCCCGTACGAGATGGGCAGCGACCACGATGTCTTCAACTTCTTCGGAATCCCAGGAACGATGCCCATAACCTGGCCCGACCGCTTCTACCACTCCAGCGGGGACACCATCGATAAGGTCAGCAGGGAGAGCGTTGAGGTCATTGGGAGGGCCGTCCTCGCGACCGCCCTGGCCCTTGCGAAGGGTGATGGGGAGGAGCTCCAGCGCTTTGCGCGTGGATACACCATGAAATACCTGGGTGAGCTATCGAGGGAGAGAAAAACGGACGAGGTTGAGCGCCTTGTGATGACGGGCCTCGCCAGGGACTCGCGGTTCCTGGGCATTGAGAGCGGCCACAGGTTTGAGCCGGAGCCCTGGCTGACGTGGAAGGTCAGGGGCTTACTGTCGGAGCGCCTCATAAGAGAGGCCGACGAAAAGCTCGCCGAGGAGTTCGGTTCGCTGACCCGGGACCGGCGGGTTCTGGTACATCTCCATGAACTGCTGATGCTCGCGGAACTACTTCCCAAGGAGCGGGCCTTTGAGGCGCTCAGGGAGGAGTACGGGGAAATCGATGAAGAAAAGCTGGAAAAGCTCGTGGGAATCCTGGAGGCTGTAGGAATCGTGGAGCGGGCTTAG
- the psmB gene encoding archaeal proteasome endopeptidase complex subunit beta — protein MTEKLKGTTTVGIVCKDGVVLAADRRASLGNMVLSENVTKVFWIDDHLVLAGAGSVGDILSLVRLLRAEAKLYRAKVGKEMSVKALATLTSNILHGSRFMPYFGWFLIAGHTGKPGLYSVDMAGGVTEDRFTAAGSGMEFAFSILEAEFKEEMTLEEGVKLALKAIKAATRRDVFTGGGVTLVTVTDEGYKEWSEEEIKGLLE, from the coding sequence TTGACTGAAAAGCTAAAGGGGACGACTACGGTCGGCATTGTATGTAAGGACGGCGTAGTCCTGGCAGCGGACAGAAGGGCATCGCTGGGCAACATGGTGCTCTCAGAGAACGTTACCAAGGTCTTCTGGATAGACGACCACCTGGTCCTGGCCGGTGCCGGTAGCGTCGGCGACATTCTCAGCCTCGTCAGGCTTCTGAGGGCCGAGGCCAAGCTCTACAGAGCCAAGGTAGGAAAGGAGATGAGTGTTAAGGCCCTCGCAACACTGACTTCTAACATCCTTCACGGGAGCAGGTTCATGCCGTACTTTGGGTGGTTTCTCATAGCGGGCCACACCGGAAAGCCCGGGCTTTATTCGGTGGACATGGCCGGCGGGGTTACCGAGGACAGGTTCACGGCCGCCGGTTCGGGTATGGAGTTCGCCTTCTCGATACTTGAGGCGGAGTTTAAGGAGGAGATGACGCTGGAAGAGGGCGTTAAGCTCGCGCTCAAGGCAATAAAAGCCGCCACCAGAAGGGACGTTTTTACGGGCGGCGGCGTTACCCTCGTTACCGTCACGGATGAAGGATACAAAGAATGGAGCGAGGAGGAAATAAAGGGTCTTCTGGAATGA
- a CDS encoding potassium channel family protein, with product MENGKEDGLEIELIGFRTFLHEFLRVLYYVKSILLGLFTMIVVFGVVLSFQESLSIGNGIYFAFISAFTVGYGDITPTTPISKLLCALVLPILGMIITGIMVAAAMQAISRLYQERGKRL from the coding sequence ATGGAGAACGGGAAAGAGGACGGGCTCGAAATCGAGCTCATAGGCTTTCGCACCTTCCTTCACGAATTTTTGAGGGTCCTCTACTACGTGAAAAGCATTCTCCTTGGCCTCTTTACAATGATAGTGGTTTTCGGGGTAGTGCTCTCCTTCCAGGAATCCCTGAGCATCGGCAACGGAATTTACTTCGCCTTCATCTCTGCCTTCACCGTCGGTTACGGGGACATAACCCCTACAACACCGATATCAAAGCTCCTCTGTGCCCTCGTGCTACCCATACTGGGCATGATAATAACGGGAATAATGGTCGCGGCCGCGATGCAGGCGATATCGAGGCTCTATCAGGAGAGGGGCAAAAGGCTCTAG
- a CDS encoding nitrilase, whose product MKVAYVQMEPVFLEPEANYSRAEELIRAAADEGAELVVLPELFDTGYNFRSREEVLEVAGQIPDGPTTQFLMELSRELGVFIVAGTAEKDERGRLYNSAVVTGPIGSGYIGKYRKVHLFYREKLFFEPGDLGFHVFNLGIAKVGVMICFDWFFPESARTLALKGADIIAHPSNLVMPYAPRAMPIRALENRVYTITANRIGEEFGLRFIGKSTIASPKAEVLAMGSEDEEEVAVVEIDLGMARNKKLNEMNDVFRDRRPEHYAL is encoded by the coding sequence ATGAAGGTGGCTTACGTTCAGATGGAACCCGTTTTTCTAGAACCTGAGGCGAACTACTCCCGGGCAGAGGAGCTGATACGTGCCGCCGCCGACGAAGGCGCGGAACTCGTAGTCCTTCCGGAGCTCTTTGACACTGGCTACAACTTCAGAAGCAGGGAGGAGGTTCTGGAAGTCGCGGGTCAGATACCCGACGGACCCACAACCCAGTTCCTCATGGAGCTCTCCAGAGAGCTTGGTGTCTTCATCGTCGCGGGGACCGCGGAGAAGGACGAGAGGGGAAGGCTGTACAATTCCGCGGTCGTTACCGGCCCAATAGGCAGCGGCTACATAGGCAAATACCGCAAGGTTCACCTCTTCTACCGTGAGAAGCTCTTCTTCGAGCCAGGGGATCTGGGCTTTCATGTTTTCAACCTCGGGATTGCAAAGGTTGGCGTTATGATATGCTTCGACTGGTTCTTTCCGGAGTCCGCGAGAACACTCGCCCTCAAAGGGGCCGACATCATAGCCCACCCCAGCAACCTGGTGATGCCCTACGCTCCCAGGGCGATGCCTATACGGGCCCTGGAGAACCGTGTCTACACGATAACCGCCAACAGGATCGGCGAGGAGTTTGGATTGAGGTTCATAGGTAAGAGCACGATAGCATCGCCGAAGGCCGAAGTGCTGGCGATGGGGAGTGAGGATGAGGAGGAGGTCGCCGTTGTTGAGATAGACCTCGGGATGGCGAGGAACAAGAAGCTCAACGAGATGAACGACGTCTTCAGGGACAGGCGCCCCGAGCACTATGCCCTGTGA
- a CDS encoding beta-CASP ribonuclease aCPSF1, whose protein sequence is MIRRETFVEDILRDIKAVISQMVPPEARITDVEFEGPELVIYVRNPEAIMRDGELIKNLAKVLKKRISVRPDPDVLLPPEKAEDMIKALVPAEAEITNISFDPSVGEVIIEAKKPGLVIGKNGETLRLITQKVHWAPRVVRTPPLQSQTIYSIRQILQAEAKDRRKFLRQAGRNIYRKPEVKSDWIRITGLGGFREVGRSALLVQTNESYVLVDFGVNIAALRDPKKAFPHFEAPEFRYVLDAGLLDAIIITHAHLDHSGMLPYLFRYKLFDGPIYTTPPTRDLMVLLQQDFIEIQKMNGVEPLYRPRDIKEVIKHTITLDYGEVRDIAPDMRLTLHNAGHILGSSIVHLHIGNGLHNIAITGDFKFIPTRLFEPAVSRFPRLETLVMESTYGGSNDYQMPREEAEKRLIEVIHQTIRRGGKVLIPAMAVGRAQEIMMVLEEYARIGGLEVPIYLDGMIWEATAIHTAYPEYLSRHLREQIFHEGYNPFLNPIFKSVANSRERQDIIDSGEPAIIIATSGMLVGGPSVEYFKQLASDPKNSMVFVSYQAEGTLGRQVQRGLREIPLVGEGGKTEVVNVNMEVHTIDGFSGHADRRELISYIARLRPRPERVITVHGEAHKCLDLSTSIHKKFGLSTRAPNNLDAIRLK, encoded by the coding sequence GTGATAAGAAGAGAGACCTTCGTCGAGGATATACTACGCGATATAAAAGCTGTAATAAGCCAGATGGTTCCGCCTGAGGCGAGGATAACCGACGTTGAGTTCGAGGGTCCCGAGCTGGTCATATACGTCAGGAACCCGGAGGCCATAATGCGGGACGGGGAGCTGATAAAGAACCTCGCCAAGGTTCTTAAAAAGCGCATAAGCGTCCGCCCCGACCCGGATGTTCTCCTCCCGCCAGAAAAGGCGGAGGACATGATAAAGGCCCTGGTTCCCGCCGAGGCGGAGATAACCAACATAAGCTTCGACCCGTCCGTCGGTGAGGTCATCATAGAGGCCAAGAAGCCGGGTCTGGTTATCGGGAAGAACGGCGAAACCCTGAGGCTCATAACCCAGAAGGTTCACTGGGCGCCGAGGGTCGTCAGAACCCCTCCGCTCCAGAGCCAGACCATCTACTCGATAAGGCAGATACTCCAGGCGGAGGCGAAGGACAGGAGGAAGTTCCTCCGCCAGGCGGGCAGGAACATATACCGCAAGCCGGAGGTCAAGAGCGATTGGATACGCATAACCGGTCTGGGAGGCTTCCGTGAGGTCGGAAGAAGCGCCCTCCTTGTCCAGACCAACGAGAGCTACGTTCTGGTCGACTTCGGTGTCAACATAGCTGCCCTCCGCGATCCCAAGAAGGCCTTCCCGCACTTCGAGGCCCCGGAGTTCCGCTACGTCCTCGACGCGGGTCTCCTGGATGCCATCATCATAACCCACGCCCACCTTGACCACAGCGGAATGCTGCCCTACCTCTTCCGCTACAAGCTCTTCGACGGGCCGATATACACGACTCCCCCGACCCGGGATTTGATGGTTCTTCTCCAGCAGGACTTCATCGAGATTCAAAAGATGAACGGTGTCGAGCCCCTCTACAGACCGAGGGACATCAAAGAGGTCATAAAGCACACGATAACCCTCGACTACGGTGAGGTCCGCGACATAGCCCCGGACATGAGGCTTACCCTTCACAACGCTGGCCACATCCTCGGATCGTCCATAGTGCACCTCCACATAGGCAATGGGCTCCACAACATAGCCATAACCGGCGACTTCAAGTTCATCCCGACTAGGCTCTTCGAGCCGGCCGTCAGCAGGTTCCCGCGCCTTGAGACCCTCGTCATGGAGTCCACCTACGGTGGAAGCAACGACTACCAGATGCCCAGGGAGGAGGCGGAGAAGAGGCTCATAGAGGTCATCCACCAGACCATCAGGCGCGGCGGAAAGGTGCTCATTCCGGCCATGGCCGTCGGTAGGGCGCAGGAGATAATGATGGTACTCGAGGAGTACGCCAGGATAGGCGGCCTTGAGGTTCCGATTTACCTGGACGGCATGATATGGGAGGCGACTGCCATACACACTGCCTATCCGGAGTACCTCAGCAGGCACCTGCGCGAGCAGATATTCCACGAGGGCTACAACCCGTTCCTCAATCCGATATTCAAGAGCGTAGCCAACTCACGCGAGAGGCAGGACATCATAGACTCCGGCGAGCCGGCCATAATCATAGCCACCTCGGGCATGCTCGTCGGCGGACCGAGCGTCGAGTACTTCAAGCAGCTCGCCTCGGATCCAAAGAACAGCATGGTCTTCGTGAGTTACCAGGCGGAGGGAACCCTCGGAAGGCAGGTGCAGCGCGGCCTCCGTGAGATACCGCTCGTCGGAGAGGGCGGAAAGACGGAGGTAGTCAACGTCAACATGGAGGTTCACACCATAGACGGCTTCTCCGGTCACGCCGACAGGAGGGAGCTCATAAGCTACATCGCGAGGCTCAGGCCCAGGCCGGAGCGCGTCATAACCGTCCACGGCGAGGCCCACAAGTGCCTCGACCTCAGCACGAGCATACACAAGAAGTTCGGCCTCTCAACGAGGGCCCCCAACAACCTCGACGCCATAAGGCTCAAGTGA
- a CDS encoding glycosyltransferase, whose protein sequence is MYSGAPEGRAVKVSVIIPTYNERDNLAELFERIDGALKGHDYEIIVVDDDSPDGTWEFAESLAEKYPVKVIRRTEKKGLSSAVIRGFREAAGDIFVVMDADLQHPPEVIPELLNAIEKGADVAIASRYVPGGGVKNWYWYRKLISKGAIMIGRLALPKIRDVKDPVSGFFALRREVVEGTELNPIGFKILMEILIKGRYKEVKEVPFTFGLRHAGESKLGTKTMVNYLKHVYRLMRWDGELDRLIKFTLVGLSGVVVNEGFLWAFVNFLGWDKILANIPATELAILNNFTWNDLWTFRDLKRKPLWRRLATFHVAAITGALVQWIIYAGLVYLGMNYLVANLIGIVVSFIVRFIVNRHVTWG, encoded by the coding sequence ATGTATTCAGGTGCACCGGAGGGAAGGGCGGTGAAGGTTTCTGTAATCATCCCGACGTACAATGAGAGAGACAACCTTGCGGAGCTTTTTGAAAGGATAGACGGGGCCCTGAAGGGCCACGACTACGAAATCATCGTCGTTGACGACGACTCTCCCGATGGGACATGGGAGTTCGCCGAGAGCCTGGCGGAGAAGTACCCAGTTAAGGTTATCCGTAGGACTGAGAAAAAGGGGCTCTCCTCCGCGGTTATCAGGGGCTTCAGAGAAGCTGCCGGCGACATCTTCGTCGTTATGGACGCTGACCTGCAGCACCCTCCAGAGGTTATTCCGGAACTCTTGAACGCCATTGAAAAAGGAGCCGACGTTGCCATAGCGAGCAGATACGTTCCTGGCGGCGGCGTTAAGAACTGGTACTGGTACAGGAAGCTCATATCGAAGGGCGCGATAATGATAGGCCGCCTGGCGCTTCCAAAGATACGGGACGTCAAGGACCCGGTGAGCGGCTTTTTCGCCCTCAGAAGGGAGGTTGTTGAGGGGACCGAGCTCAATCCAATAGGCTTCAAAATACTCATGGAGATTCTCATAAAAGGTAGATACAAGGAAGTCAAGGAGGTTCCCTTCACCTTTGGCCTGAGGCACGCCGGCGAGAGCAAACTGGGAACGAAGACCATGGTGAACTACCTCAAGCATGTTTATCGGCTCATGCGCTGGGATGGTGAGCTTGACAGGCTCATCAAGTTCACCCTCGTCGGCCTCTCAGGCGTCGTCGTGAACGAGGGCTTTCTGTGGGCCTTTGTGAACTTCCTCGGCTGGGACAAGATACTCGCCAACATCCCGGCGACCGAGCTGGCGATACTCAACAACTTCACCTGGAACGACCTCTGGACTTTCAGGGACCTCAAGAGAAAGCCCCTCTGGAGGAGGCTCGCCACCTTCCACGTCGCTGCCATCACGGGCGCGCTTGTCCAGTGGATCATCTACGCGGGTCTTGTCTATCTGGGCATGAACTACCTCGTCGCGAACCTCATCGGTATAGTGGTTTCCTTCATCGTCCGCTTCATCGTTAACCGGCACGTTACGTGGGGCTGA
- a CDS encoding metallophosphoesterase: protein MHSFKDFESLSLEIETSCGRTLLIADPHIGFELSRGLRVRTRFEEHLAEFIAGMDPDFLIILGDLKEPIGLSFTMKRLLMGFFSSLREIPTAVTKGNHDGKIEEVAGKFPHVEVTDHLLVDDRLFLHGHTGLPRVEFEEAYLGHIHPAYTLKRGGVSRKIKVFVRSGRFLILPTINPFIEGFNVGDGIRMVPFLKGVGSVELFLPEGIYLGRVNLR, encoded by the coding sequence ATGCACTCTTTTAAGGACTTCGAGAGCCTCTCACTGGAGATTGAGACCTCCTGCGGGAGGACGCTTCTTATAGCGGATCCTCACATAGGTTTCGAGCTGTCACGCGGGCTGAGGGTAAGAACGCGCTTCGAGGAGCACCTGGCGGAGTTCATCGCCGGAATGGATCCGGACTTTCTCATCATCCTCGGCGATCTGAAGGAGCCGATAGGCCTGAGCTTCACGATGAAACGCCTCCTTATGGGCTTTTTCTCGAGCCTCAGGGAAATCCCAACGGCCGTAACAAAGGGAAACCATGACGGGAAGATAGAGGAGGTCGCCGGGAAGTTCCCCCACGTCGAGGTGACCGACCACCTGCTGGTGGACGACAGGCTCTTCCTCCACGGCCACACCGGACTGCCTAGGGTAGAGTTCGAGGAGGCGTACCTCGGCCACATCCATCCCGCGTACACCCTCAAAAGGGGCGGTGTTTCGAGGAAGATAAAGGTCTTCGTCCGCTCCGGAAGGTTCCTCATACTGCCCACGATAAACCCGTTCATAGAGGGCTTCAACGTGGGGGACGGAATAAGAATGGTGCCGTTTCTGAAAGGGGTTGGCTCGGTGGAGCTGTTCCTCCCGGAGGGAATTTACCTGGGCAGGGTAAACCTCCGATGA
- a CDS encoding transcriptional regulator, translating into MSDVYEKLEALLRSLGVKKTELRIYRLLLDKKEPMRITEIQRELGISERSVREHVLSLYRRGILRRTLIQQGWLGYTYSAVSPSEVLENIKQSLVKRINELEQELKSGSKSSRN; encoded by the coding sequence ATGAGTGATGTCTACGAAAAGCTTGAGGCGCTGCTTCGTTCCCTTGGGGTCAAAAAGACTGAGCTGAGGATTTATCGGCTTCTGCTTGACAAGAAGGAGCCGATGAGGATAACCGAGATACAGAGGGAGCTCGGGATAAGCGAACGCTCGGTCAGGGAGCACGTGCTCAGCCTCTACCGGAGGGGCATTCTGAGGAGAACCCTCATCCAGCAGGGCTGGCTCGGCTACACGTACAGCGCCGTTTCCCCGAGCGAGGTCCTTGAAAACATCAAGCAGAGCCTCGTAAAGAGAATAAACGAGCTGGAGCAGGAGTTGAAAAGCGGCTCCAAATCCAGCAGGAACTAA
- a CDS encoding pyridoxal-phosphate dependent enzyme, with protein MKVRCPSCGRLYSSLIPPRCSCGERLEISYDYEKVDPSRWRNREPGVWRYRELLPDVPEVVSLREGGTPLIRAKLGRELGLNVFIKDETRNPTGSFRDRLATVAVSHGMPHAENGFVVASNGNAAASLAAYAARAGRPAYTVVPKLVEQGKLNQIVALGAKIIRYGESVDESISYAEGLAEGKGLYNVTPESNLVGLEGQKTLAFELWEDLNPTHVIVPTGSGSNLYSIYKGFVELIEVGAVDEMPKLITVQAEKCSPIASEVLGTEPKAEPTKALALYVKSPVMKELALKAIHASGGTAVLVGEDELDLGQRLLAGEGIFAEYASSVIVPALLKLAEENYFERDDRIALIVTSSGLKGHYSESREKFSVGGTKFEILKLLSGRSMYGYEIWEALEKPLKYQAVYQHLRELESMGLIEETHRRGRRVYYGLTERGRGFLETLG; from the coding sequence ATGAAGGTCCGCTGTCCTAGCTGCGGGCGCCTCTATTCTTCCCTTATTCCCCCCAGGTGCTCCTGCGGGGAGCGTCTGGAGATATCCTACGATTACGAGAAAGTTGATCCGTCCAGGTGGCGGAACCGTGAACCCGGCGTCTGGAGATACAGGGAGCTTCTGCCGGACGTCCCTGAGGTCGTGAGCCTTCGGGAGGGGGGCACGCCCCTCATAAGGGCCAAACTCGGCCGCGAGCTTGGGCTCAACGTCTTCATCAAGGACGAGACCAGGAACCCCACTGGCTCCTTCAGGGACCGGCTCGCGACTGTTGCCGTCTCCCATGGCATGCCCCACGCAGAAAACGGCTTTGTGGTGGCAAGCAATGGGAACGCGGCTGCATCTCTTGCCGCGTATGCCGCAAGGGCTGGCAGACCTGCCTACACCGTCGTGCCGAAGCTCGTGGAGCAGGGCAAGCTCAATCAGATAGTAGCCCTCGGGGCGAAGATCATACGATACGGGGAGAGCGTGGACGAGAGCATAAGCTACGCGGAGGGGCTCGCGGAGGGCAAGGGACTCTACAACGTCACCCCGGAGAGCAATCTCGTCGGTCTGGAGGGGCAGAAGACGCTCGCCTTCGAGCTCTGGGAGGATTTGAATCCGACGCACGTGATAGTCCCGACTGGAAGCGGCAGCAACCTCTACAGCATCTACAAAGGCTTCGTGGAGCTCATCGAGGTGGGTGCGGTTGACGAGATGCCGAAGCTGATCACTGTTCAGGCCGAGAAGTGTTCCCCCATAGCGAGCGAGGTTCTCGGGACAGAACCGAAGGCCGAGCCCACGAAGGCCCTGGCCCTGTACGTGAAGAGTCCCGTCATGAAAGAGCTCGCCCTGAAGGCTATACACGCCAGTGGGGGAACGGCGGTTCTCGTCGGCGAGGACGAGCTTGACCTGGGGCAGCGGCTCCTTGCAGGGGAGGGGATATTCGCGGAGTACGCCTCTTCGGTTATCGTCCCGGCACTCCTCAAACTGGCGGAGGAGAATTATTTCGAACGTGACGACAGGATAGCCCTTATAGTGACAAGTTCGGGCCTCAAGGGGCATTACTCTGAGAGCAGGGAGAAGTTCAGCGTCGGGGGAACCAAGTTCGAGATACTGAAGCTGCTGAGCGGGAGGAGCATGTACGGCTATGAGATATGGGAGGCACTGGAGAAGCCGCTCAAGTACCAGGCCGTTTACCAGCACCTGCGCGAGCTCGAGAGCATGGGGCTTATCGAGGAGACCCACAGAAGGGGGAGACGGGTCTATTACGGGCTGACGGAGAGGGGCAGGGGGTTCCTTGAGACCCTGGGGTAG
- the rpiA gene encoding ribose-5-phosphate isomerase RpiA, with translation MEELKRSVAREALKFIEDDMIVGLGTGSTTAYFIEYLGKLIMEEELEDVYGVPTSYQARLLALENGVPVVGLDEVDAIDIAVDGADEVDPYLNLIKGRGAALTMEKIIEYRAGTFLVLVDESKLVERLGQKVPVPIEVIPAAWRAIAEEIEVFNATAELRMASKKDGPVVTDNGNFILDARFHRIDDPLDLEIELNNIPGVVENGIFADIADIVLVGTREGVKRLER, from the coding sequence ATGGAGGAACTCAAAAGGTCCGTCGCGAGGGAGGCGCTGAAGTTCATCGAGGACGACATGATAGTCGGCCTCGGCACCGGCTCGACCACGGCCTACTTCATCGAGTACCTCGGCAAGCTCATCATGGAGGAGGAGCTTGAGGACGTCTACGGCGTCCCGACTTCGTATCAGGCGAGGCTCCTGGCCCTCGAGAATGGCGTACCCGTTGTCGGCCTGGACGAGGTCGATGCGATTGATATAGCCGTCGATGGCGCCGACGAGGTTGACCCTTACCTCAACCTCATCAAAGGACGCGGTGCGGCGCTCACCATGGAGAAGATAATCGAGTACCGGGCAGGGACTTTCCTCGTCCTCGTTGACGAGAGCAAGCTCGTCGAGAGGCTCGGTCAGAAGGTTCCAGTTCCCATCGAGGTCATCCCGGCTGCATGGCGCGCCATAGCCGAGGAGATAGAGGTCTTCAACGCCACCGCCGAGCTGAGGATGGCGAGCAAGAAGGACGGGCCGGTTGTTACAGACAACGGCAACTTCATCCTCGACGCCAGGTTCCACCGCATAGACGACCCGCTTGACCTGGAGATAGAGCTCAACAACATCCCCGGTGTCGTGGAGAACGGCATCTTTGCGGACATAGCTGACATAGTCCTCGTCGGCACGAGGGAAGGCGTCAAGAGGCTCGAGCGCTGA